The Atlantibacter hermannii genomic interval TTGGCAGCATTGAAACGGTCTGGTCCGGTACGGTAACACCGCCGCGTGAAGGCGTGATCAAACGCTGGACATGGCCGGCTGGCGAGAGCGAAAACGCGATCGCGCTGCTGAAAGGCCAGGAAATGGGCCGCTTCAAACTGGGCTCAACGGTAATCAACCTGTTTGCGCCGGGCAAAGTGAATCTGGTCGAAGGATTACAAAGCCTGTCGGTCACCCGTCTTGGCGAAGCGCTGGCTATTTCAACTGAAACGTTTGAAACGCCGGATACCACGCCTGCGCCGCTTTCGGATGACGAGATCAATGCAGAACTGGCCGCCAGCCCGCTGGTTGAAGGCTCCCCACAAGACCCGAAAGATCAGGGTTAAATTTACGCAAAGGTAGACTGACGTGCGCCTGATTATCACGATCCTGATGGCCTGGTGCCTCAGCATGGGGGCGCACGCAGCTGCGGCCCCCGACGCAAAACAAATCGCTCAGGAACTGGAGCAAGCCAAAGCGGCTAAAAACCTGCCGAATCAGGCAGAAACCGTTGAGGCGCTCCAGGCCGCGCTAAACGCGCTTGATGAGCGTAACGCCTCTTTAGAGCGCGCAAAGCAATACCAGCAATCTATCGATAATTACCCCAAACTTTCCGAAACGTTGCGCCAGCAGTTAAACAACGTGCGTGACGAGCCGCAAAAAGTGCCCGAAGGGCTCACCTCTGACGCGCTCAATCAGGAAATTCTTCAGGTCAGCAGCCAGTTGCTGGAAAAAAAGCCGTCAGGCCCAGCAGGAGCAGGAGCGCACCCGTGAAATTGCCGACTCGTTGAGTCAGCTTCCTCAGCAGCAAACCGATGCGCGACGCCAGTTAAACGAAGTGGAGCGCCGGGCTGGTGCCCAGAACGCCTCCGGCAGCCCGCTCACTCAGGCGCAACAATTTAGCGCGCAGGCGGAGTCCGCCCGGTTGAAAGCGCTGGTTGATGAACTGGAACTGGCGCAGCTCTCCGCCAGTAACCGGCAGGAGCTTTCGCGTCTGCGCGGCGAGCTGGCCCAAAAGCAGAGCCAGCAGCTCGACAGCTATCTCCAGGCCTTGCGTAATCAGCTCAACAGCCAGCGTCAGAAAGAAGCGGAACGGGCGCTGGAAAGCACCGAACTGTTAGCGGAAAACAGCGCGGACTTACCGCCCTCGATTCAGGAACAGTTCAAAATCAACCGCGAACTCTCGCAGGCGCTCAATCAGCAGGCGCAGCGGATGGACCTCGTCGCATCTCAGCAACGCCAGGCGTCCGGCCAGACGCTGCAGGTACGCCAGGCGTTGAA includes:
- the yjeP_1 gene encoding mechanosensitive ion channel family protein translates to MRLIITILMAWCLSMGAHAAAAPDAKQIAQELEQAKAAKNLPNQAETVEALQAALNALDERNASLERAKQYQQSIDNYPKLSETLRQQLNNVRDEPQKVPEGLTSDALNQEILQVSSQLLEKKPSGPAGAGAHP